Genomic segment of Trichoderma breve strain T069 chromosome 7 map unlocalized scaffold00007, whole genome shotgun sequence:
GCCAGCGTGAAGGCATGAACCTCACCTCCCACGAATATCTGTTTTGCCAGGATGGCAAGATCTTCCCCGACAAGAAGCATGGCTCTCTCATTTTGTCCGAGTTTACTGGAACATCATCGCTCTTTGGCAAGAACGAGCTGTCGGTTAACCCTTGGGATTACCGCCAGTGCGCCGACGCAATCAAGCAGGCACTCGAGATgagcgaggaagaaaagacacGCCGATGGGAGAAGTTGTACCAGTGTGTGGTGCACCAGACTGGTTCCCACTGGTTCACTGAGTTCCTCAGCCATTTGGACCGGTCGTACGAGGAGCAACACAAGCGCGACCAGACCTACGTACCTCGGCTCTCGATGAGCTCGGTTTCTTCCAAATACGCAAATGCTCAGCGCCGACTGTTTATTCTAGATTACGAAGGTACGCTTGTCAGCTGGGGTCCTGTGAACCAAATCATCCCAGTCAGCCCACAGCGAACATTGGATGTGCTCAACgacctgctgctggatgaaCGAAACACTGTCTATGTCATGTCTGGTCGACGGCCGGAGGAGCTTGACCGAGTGTTCCGCCGCGTGCCGAACCTGGGCCTGATTGCCGAGAACGGCTGTTTCCTCAAGGACTGCGGCAAGGAGGAGTGGGTGGAAATGGCTGATGCGTCTCAAATCACCAATTGGAAGGAATCAGTCAAGCCCATCATGCAGTACTACCTCGAGAGAACTCCCGGCACGCAAATCGAGGAGCGACGCTGCAGTCTGCTTTTCCACTACAACAACGCCGAAGATTATGAATCAGCATCTCGCCAGGCATCCGACTGCGCTAGCCACGTCAACGATGCCTGCGAGTCCCAGAGAGTGCATGCCCTGGCAGTGGACGGCGCCATCCTGGTTGAGCCTCTGGACTGGACCAAGTGCACGGCGGCGCAGCGGGTGTTTGAGCAACTCGGAGAGCACTTGAGCTCGGACGAGGCACATGAGCAGCCTGTTGACTTCTTGATGGTTGTCGGTGACGGccgagaagacgaaaaggtGTTTAAGTGGGCGAATAACCTGGGAAGCCAGAAGCAAATCAAGGACGTCATCACAGTGAGCCTTGGCAGCCGGAACACCGAGGCCGCGGCCACCTTGACACAGGGCGTGAGCGGTAAGTTGACTTTTGTTGAAACGATGAGTGATAATGGAACACAAGGGGCTAATATTTGTACGCAGGTGTCCTTAATTGCCTTCAGCGACTTGCATCAACCTCATAAGAGATATAGCTGATGGCTTTGGTTGTTTGCCTCTTccctcaatctcttcccccctctctcttgtcgatttttaaagttaaatttCCTTGGCcacattttcttttttttctctatatGTTTTTGTCGTGCAAGGCGTCTCAGGTACATGAAAAGGAGGCGTATGGATGGATATGAGTGAAGTTTGAATTATACCTGGACATGGCTTCATGAGGATCGTTTACACGATGATTGAGTCCATATATAGCACGAGCACCCCCTTTTTCCACACTTGATAGGGCATTGAGTcaaagagagaagcgaggGTGAAAAACTGTCCTTACCATTTAAATTGGCCTgcgtgttttgttttttgacTCAACTCTACAAGTTTTTACATTCTACTTTGTGTTTCTCTGTATTCTAGCATTTTTCACTTGGTTGTTCTGGTTTCATCTGGTATAAGCGGTAACATAGACACACGCATTGGGAAGCATGTGTATGGTACATAGCTATTAAGTATAAGCGCTCGCGTGCATCAACAAAAGGATTTACACACAATACACATTCTAGTTTACATCTCGCGGCGGTTGGCATCGGGGTACTGATTGGGTAAGCGTGAATGGAATGGGCTGATGAGCTGATTCTGTTGATCCATGTGTTTTCTGTAGCTAGGAAagcttattattattctattGATTCATGTGTTTTTTGTAGCTAGGAAAGCTTATTCGCCACTTGGTTCTTCAACCATTGAGAGCTGTGTTGAAGCTACGGGCCACTATGACACGGGCGTCGAGGATGATTGGATGGGTTTGTGGAGATTTGGGCGTTGTTGATGGCCCTTCCACACGGGTTGACGGGTTCTTTCGTTTGGGAATAAGAGTAAATattccttgatgatgagatattGCTATATACGGGTTTATAGCATGTGGTAATGTAGTTGGTACAATTGAAGCTGTCAATCCAGCTGTAGGTTATTGCATTGTTACGCAAAAGGCAATCGGGAGACATATGCATACTCTTAAAAAATGCGGCGTCATCTATCATACTTGGCCTACCTATCTAAATTTGACATCAGATCTCACTACTCTCTCATCCTTGCTCTCTTGTTTTCCCCTCGGCAGAACGCAATCAAGTCGTACTATTACCCAAGACAACTTAGTGTGCAGCAATTCCTTCTACATACCAAGTGAACATTACCTTTTTAGAAGGTCCCTAGGCGTTCGATTTTCCGGGGACACTGCGGAGCATTGGGATCACTCGAATCGCCGGAAGCGGAGGGAGGGTCCGAGCGAAATCGGCACTCTGTGTGGTTGTTTGGTTTCTGGGGAACATCAATGCAAGCAGAAGATGACTCCCGCTGTGGAGGAGGCCACTTGggtaaaataaataaaacaaaagcaaTTGGGTTCTTACATATCAGTGTCTTGGTTTTTTAAACTCTTCTAAcaccctttttttcttcactcgTCTGGAGAGTGAGTTGTTTTTTGAGTTCTTACTGTGATCGACGTGGCGCCTTTTCTgctctcctctttttcttttttttctggttaCCCCAGTTTGTTTGGGTTGTGACTGATATCGTACCCACCGGAGCTTTCTCTCTTGACTCTTTGCTTGTGTCAATTGAACAGTTCAGACTTGTCGCAACTTCAGCTACACAAGTAAAAACAGCTTTACAATCATGGGTGCTTTTCCTCCGCCGCCGGTCAACACCATTGACTGGTCCAACGTCGGTTTCCGAGTCCGCGAAGGTCAGTCGCAAGCTTTCCCTGGTGCTGCTGTGAACTGTGAACTGTGACTGACTCTCTCTTGTTTTCAGTCAACGGCCACATTGAATCGACATACTCAGTCCACACGGGCAAGTGGACGCCCATCAAGTATGTGGCGGACCCGTACATGCGCATCCACGGCATGGCGCCGGCGCTCAACTACGGCCAGCAGGCCTACGAGGGCCTCAAGGCCTTCCGCCTGCCCGGCGACAacgacatcgccatcttccgcCCGGACCGCAACGCCGTGAGGCTCCAGCACTCGGCCGAGGTCGCCTGCATGCCTCCGGTGCCCGTCGAGCTGTTTCTTGAGGCAGTCAAGGCCGCTGTTGCGCTCAATGCCGGCTACGTTCCCCCCCACGAGACCGGCGCCGCCATGTACATCCGCCCTCAGATTTACGGATCAAGCGCCCAGCTGGGCCTGTCCGCGCCGGAGGAGTACACCTTTtgcgtcttcgtcatccCCACGGGCGTCTACCATGGCGTGCATCCCGTAAAGGCCCTGATCCTCGACGAGTTCGACCGCGCGGCGCCCAACGGCACCGGCCACGCAAAGGTCGGCGGCAACTATGCGCCAGTCTTGCGATGGAGCGACAAGGCGCGGACGGAGGGATACGGAATCACGCTGCACCTGGACAGCGCCAGGCACGAGGACATTGACGAGTTCAGCACCAGCGGCTTCATCGGCGTCAAGacgggcagcggcggcagcgacgacATCACCCTCGTGGTGCCGGACTCCAAGTGCGTCATCGACAGCgtcaccagcagcagcgtccTGACGCTGGCCCAGAGCTACGGCTGGAAGGTCGAGAAGCGCGTTATCAAGTACGCCGAGCTGCCATCCTTCAGCGAGGTCTTTGCCGCTGGAACGGCCGCCGCGCTGGTGCCCATCCGGAGCATCACGCGCCGCGGCACCAGCGGTTTCGCTGCTGGATCTAATGTTACGAAGACGGCGGAGGCTGAGACGGTGACGTACATTCCTGAGGGTCAGGAGGATGCTGGACCTGTTTGCTTGAAGGTGTTGACGGACTTGAAGGGCATTCAGCTGGGTAAGAAGGAGGACAAGTTTGGCTGGCGGTTTGCCGTTACGGAGGCTGATGGCAAGGATATTGCGGGAGTGAATGGTGTGCATGAGGCGGATGCAACGACggtggatgagatggattAAGAGAGGaatgaaaaagcaaaaagaaaaggaagaaaaaagagtcagTGGCGTTGTATATACGTGTATCAGTTGAATATCAAATCACGGCATATGGTTTTTCAAGACAGCTTGTCGCATTTTTTCCATTTTATGAGCTGACTCGTACAGAGACACGGAACCAACTACCACAATCATTatcatctttctcatcatcaattaCCACGTCTCATACACCGCAATGCCCTGCGAAAAGCTATCATCAATGCCCTGCGTCAGCCCCTGCGCAATGGCCTGCAAATCCGCCGGCACCTTTGCTACCACCGCCGCCGAAAAGTCCCTCGACGCATCCTGCTCCAGCTTCAAATTCAACAAAATCACCGGGTCCACCACCAACAACTTATCGAATTTGGGCTTGGCCGACACAATCGTGGTGATGGTCTGGTTGACGCCCGTGGCGAGGCTCACCGTCGCGGTGGCCACGTCGAGGGTCTGCGCGAGGGTGAGGTTGGCCGCCTTGTTGGCCGTCTTGGTGCCGTcgttgatggcggcgaggagcTTGGCGGACTGGACGGTGATTTCGAGGAGGGTGAGGGCGTTGCCGTTCCAGGATGCGACGGTG
This window contains:
- a CDS encoding hydrophobic surface binding protein A domain-containing protein, which produces MQLRFIPLLSLITPLLAAPTPDPNPILTAINTISSDTTALNTTVASWNGNALTLLEITVQSAKLLAAINDGTKTANKAANLTLAQTLDVATATVSLATGVNQTITTIVSAKPKFDKLLVVDPVILLNLKLEQDASRDFSAAVVAKVPADLQAIAQGLTQGIDDSFSQGIAVYETW
- a CDS encoding amino-transferase class IV domain-containing protein, with protein sequence MGAFPPPPVNTIDWSNVGFRVREVNGHIESTYSVHTGKWTPIKYVADPYMRIHGMAPALNYGQQAYEGLKAFRLPGDNDIAIFRPDRNAVRLQHSAEVACMPPVPVELFLEAVKAAVALNAGYVPPHETGAAMYIRPQIYGSSAQLGLSAPEEYTFCVFVIPTGVYHGVHPVKALILDEFDRAAPNGTGHAKVGGNYAPVLRWSDKARTEGYGITLHLDSARHEDIDEFSTSGFIGVKTGSGGSDDITLVVPDSKCVIDSVTSSSVLTLAQSYGWKVEKRVIKYAELPSFSEVFAAGTAAALVPIRSITRRGTSGFAAGSNEDAGPVCLKVLTDLKGIQLGKKEDKFGWRFAVTEADGKDIAGVNGVHEADATTVDEMD